The genomic DNA CAACGGCAGGAAAGTCTGCAGCATAAATGTATATAATCGTTTTATTTTCAACATTGCTTATCCGGTTGACGGCGCAAAAGTAGTGAAAAAACGATATGATCGCTAACAGAAATCACTAAAACAAGCTAAATACCGAGTGTACGTTTCAGTTCTTCTACTTGCGTGTCCCATAAATCGATAGAATCCTTTTTTTCATCTTGTTCGGCAAAATCCGTTATTTGTAAAGAAGTCGATCCTGTTAATTCATGGCTGTGGATCTGGAATTCGAAATAGGCATTTTCATCCTCTTCATCCATCCAACGGTAACGGATGCTCATTTCCGGTTTTATAGACAGCACTTCCGCTTCCTGTTCGGCTTTGTTCCATTTAAAAACATATATGTTACCATTGATAATAACATCATCGGCGAACCAGGCGGATA from Parabacteroides merdae ATCC 43184 includes the following:
- a CDS encoding START-like domain-containing protein, whose amino-acid sequence is MKKEKFHIEYIFDKVSRRSLWNHLTTPPGLSAWFADDVIINGNIYVFKWNKAEQEAEVLSIKPEMSIRYRWMDEEDENAYFEFQIHSHELTGSTSLQITDFAEQDEKKDSIDLWDTQVEELKRTLGI